In the Papio anubis isolate 15944 chromosome 3, Panubis1.0, whole genome shotgun sequence genome, tataatatttcattgcagttACTTTACATGTCTATCAGAGTTTAAGctcataaagataaaaaaaaaaaaaagctctttggATCCCTTACACATATACAGTGTATAGCAAGGGGTTAGATTAATTGaattaatgtttaattattttacagaAGGGTAGGAATTAGATGAGCTGTGTTAGTGTCAGGCCTATTTTTTATGTGCTTGACATCCAGGATGGGCATAGTGAAAGGCTCATATAGCTGTATATACAAAGCCTTTCTAATAGAGGGGAATGAGTGTTGGTAAAAACCCAGTTCatgtaagttttaaaacatgtcttTGGATTGGTTCTTTGCATACTCAGAGGCAGTTAGGCATTCCACATGTTAGCTTCAAATTCCCAAGTAGGTCAGTATCTGGTCATTAAGTGGTCTTCAAAAGAATTGTGTTTGAATCTTGGTTCTATCATTTACCATTTGTACACTAGACTAAGTTCTttaagcctcatttttctcatgcaTAAAATAGGGACAATGTATCTATTTTCTGGTATTGATGAAAAATGAGAAGCTTAGGCTTTTCTCTGTTCTCCTCTTGAAGGTGTGTGTTAAGTTACCTGGGATAGCTTACATTTGGTTTGCCAGTGGGCAGAATGCACTGTTGTAAAACCATTTGTACACATTTGACTATTGGAAGAAATAATCTAcacatgtaaaattttatttacagattATTCTGAAAGGTGATGATGTAGGCTTTATTGCTATGTGTACTTTTTCCTCTGAGAATTGAGATCTAGAATACTTGCGTTTcttgataactttttaaaaaatcattttggtgACCTGTGtaagttttaagtgttttttttttctattactataGACTGAATTTTCATGGACTGTTTATTACAGTGTAAATAAGTGATTTTGGTTCATTATTAGAGAAATGCTTGGAAACAAACGTTACAGAATATttagcaataatattttaaatttcagttaagcatacttttctttttacagaatGACAGCCCATATCAAGGCGGTGTATTCTTTTTGACAATTCATTTTCCTACAGACTACCCCTTCAAACCACCTAAGGCAAGTATTTTCCCTCACAATCTGTTAGTATAGATTTATGGTTTATTTCAAAGGAATAGAGCACTCTTGGACGATAGGGTTCTGCCTAGGCTGAATATATATGTTGAATTGAGGCACTGATGTATAGATGCTGACTCTTAAACTTTGGTTTAAAGAGCTAGACCTCAGTTTGAACTTTGTAAATAGGGATAAGGTTTGCCTTTTCCTTAATGTTGCAAGATTCAGACCATGTGGAAGCTCCCCCCTCATCTGTATTATTGTTACACAGATTCTGATTTTGGGCTTTTGTCGTCTTGTAGGCATCAAATGTCCAACTTCAATTTATATTTGCATGTATTGTTACAACATACGCTTATTATGCTTATAGTTTTGTATACGTAAGTATAAATTTATGAAAACTTGGAGTTGCTTAGTGCACTGAGTTGATTGGTTTATAAGTATTAAAAGCATATTATCCTTGACTTTCAGTCATTAACATAAATTCAACCTGTATGAGTAATTAGAGAACGTAATATACAAAGGTCATAAACATGTCACTATAACAGTCTTTAGTAATGCTACAGGTGCAATTTGTGATGGTTTCCATTTTTGTGATTCAAGTTTCTGTTTTATGTACGGTGGAAATGAAGACTCATGCGTACCTGTGTAACTTAATGAAACTTTAAATGAGATGGTCTACAAATTTTGGTTACATGCAAAAGTTAGGGCTGTTTTAAATGAATgtgttaaatacatttaaattgcCCTTTGATTCATGACGTGGTAGGGCCAAAGTAGCCTTTAGAACTTTACATCACATGAGTAATGAAATTTTTATCCAAAAGTTCAGGTTTCTATTTTAAAGAGAGGAGGCAGGGGGGTTATGGTCAGATTGTAAAAATCAGTTTCTATGATATTTAGAACTTGTATGCTAATGGATGACATTTTTAACATTGTGACttgattattttaagttttgctttaaaagatatttgtttttatttgaataaaatacttaaaagtttttgttttaggTTGCATTTACAACAAGAATTTATCATCCAAATATTAACAGTAATGGCAGCATTTGTCTCGATATTCTAAGATCACAGTGGTCGCCTGCTTTAACAATTTCTAAAGGTAAAAATACTTCTAGTGAAATAGTCTTAAATTGTTctcattttctaataaaatttcattcttaGATCTACTTATCTGAGTATTTTTATTATGCCAGCTTTTTGGTAAGAGATGGGGAagcaataaagttatttttatcatttttgttcttCTAGGTGGTGGTGATTAAAGATACTTTGTAAGAAGTTGTTAAAATTCATATTGGGGTGGGTAGGCATTATTTGCCTAATGAGTTACCTTCATCTCATCTTATAATagcaaaatttgttttaattgactTCTGTATTTTTCAATCCCAAACCACTTGGACGTCTCACACTAACTTTTGTTGCCTTTTTACCAAGAATGGTATAATATACCTAAACTTAATAGAGCTTTTGAATCCTGAGGTTTCCACTCTAGGAAAAATCTGATTTTGCTTTCCTGGGTTAATTTTTACACAAATCTTTAGTCATGTGTTATGTAACCATGATAGGTTGTTTCTACCTAATGACAGTCTAAAGTTGTATAATCTTAGATCTGTAGATCAATTCTGGTCTCCTACTTTTAATAGGCATCCGTTATATGTAACAGGCTGTCCAGTCTTTGCATGAATATCCTAGGTGGAGTTGTAATAATTAATAGTATTTCACCATTaattgttttatgattttatgagTTCAGTAAGTACAAAACAACTTTTTCAAAAGGCAAAGCATTGTATAAAAGTTTAATCTGCTTATATACTGCACTTGAATCTCATGGAGGGACTACTCTGTTAGCAGCAGCATTTCCCAGACTTTATTGAGTAGAATCatttaagggagaaaaagaaacaacttggGCAGATGCTGCCATAAttcaagtgtttttaaaattttaaacctgTTTTTCACCCTCTTGGATGCTTTCCAATTTCTTTTCAAACCATGTTTCGTACCTGAATATCAGCTTCCAAGTGTTTTCTACTGCTGGGAATGTACTGTAACACTGAAAACTGTTTCTGTAAAGGCAGATTGAATTGGTATTGTTTTGTCATTAAAACAACTTGCTTTTTTGGCAGCCATACTTTGCTAACTTATTAAACTAGCAGTCAGTCACAACTGAAGCTACCTTTTTTCTGTGAGTTATTATATAGCCAGGTCTCCTATgttagataattttatatttgttctgcTGTATCTGGGTTTGAAATTAAATTTGCTatagtcagtaaatatttatgtgaCAGTGTTGTCTTTTTTATactattgctttttttaaaaaaaatcggTCAGAACCATTTCAAGCGTTTATATCTTAACATTTTATAACAGCACCATATACAGTGACTGGCACTAATAGGCACTCAAAGTGAATGCAGTCTATATTCCTTAATGCTTGACATCTTATACATCAGTATGTTGAACTGGTTAAAGTAAGAAGTAGAGCTGGTGACTCACTTAGTACTAAAGAGATTTTGGCATTGTTGTATTTAACTAGTACTCTTGGGAATATAGTTTCTTGCTTACAAGTTCAAGGAGACAAAACATTTAGTGGAGTACTTGAAGGTTTTTCTCAGAAATTCCCAAGACAATGGCAAAGAATGGATTTTTCGTCATTCCTAACAGCTGTGAATGTGGCATGAGTGTTACCTGCATATTCTTGCTAAAGTccccccacacccacccacacagaGTACCAACAAACTCCCTAAGTTCTAATATCATttatgcctattttaaaaatatatatataaatatggcaTCAGTTGCCTATCTTAAACTATTTTTTTGGCTAGTCAGCAGTGAATCTGATGCCACAAAACCTTGTTTTTAGCACTTCTTGCTTACCAGGAGCTTGTCGTCTATGAAACAAAATCTTTGTAAAACTATGTCTCATTGAGATAGAGATACAAACTAATAAGTCTTTTGAGGATTGAGGTTTGTAATACACCGTTTAGAGAGATTTATTTATCCAAACtcctgaaactgggtaacagacatttttgttttcttgcagtTCTTTTATCCATTTGTTCACTGCTATGTGATCCAAACCCAGATGACCCCCTAGTGCCAGAGATTGCACGGATCTATAAAACAGACAGAGATAAGTAAGTATGTTTAAAAGTTACTATAAAAGTGGTTTTACTTAATGAGTTAGGCTTATACTTTGCTTCTGACAATGCCAAGAAGACTTGATATTTAGTAAGATAACAGTTAAAATATGCAGAAAGCTATTAAAATGTGGTTTT is a window encoding:
- the UBE2D3 gene encoding ubiquitin-conjugating enzyme E2 D3 isoform X3; the protein is MALKRINKELSDLARDPPAQCSAGPVGDDMFHWQATIMGPNDSPYQGGVFFLTIHFPTDYPFKPPKVAFTTRIYHPNINSNGSICLDILRSQWSPALTISKVLLSICSLLCDPNPDDPLVPEIARIYKTDRDKYNRLAREWTEKYAML
- the UBE2D3 gene encoding ubiquitin-conjugating enzyme E2 D3 isoform X2, with the protein product MLQKLFDSSKELSDLARDPPAQCSAGPVGDDMFHWQATIMGPNDSPYQGGVFFLTIHFPTDYPFKPPKVAFTTRIYHPNINSNGSICLDILRSQWSPALTISKVLLSICSLLCDPNPDDPLVPEIARIYKTDRDKYNRISREWTQKYAM
- the UBE2D3 gene encoding ubiquitin-conjugating enzyme E2 D3 isoform X6, whose translation is MFHWQATIMGPNDSPYQGGVFFLTIHFPTDYPFKPPKVAFTTRIYHPNINSNGSICLDILRSQWSPALTISKVLLSICSLLCDPNPDDPLVPEIARIYKTDRDKYNRISREWTQKYAM
- the UBE2D3 gene encoding ubiquitin-conjugating enzyme E2 D3 isoform X1 → MLQKLFDSSKELSDLARDPPAQCSAGPVGDDMFHWQATIMGPNDSPYQGGVFFLTIHFPTDYPFKPPKVAFTTRIYHPNINSNGSICLDILRSQWSPALTISKVLLSICSLLCDPNPDDPLVPEIARIYKTDRDKYNRLAREWTEKYAML
- the UBE2D3 gene encoding ubiquitin-conjugating enzyme E2 D3 isoform X4, translating into MALKRINKELSDLARDPPAQCSAGPVGDDMFHWQATIMGPNDSPYQGGVFFLTIHFPTDYPFKPPKVAFTTRIYHPNINSNGSICLDILRSQWSPALTISKVLLSICSLLCDPNPDDPLVPEIARIYKTDRDKYNRISREWTQKYAM
- the UBE2D3 gene encoding ubiquitin-conjugating enzyme E2 D3 isoform X5 — translated: MFHWQATIMGPNDSPYQGGVFFLTIHFPTDYPFKPPKVAFTTRIYHPNINSNGSICLDILRSQWSPALTISKVLLSICSLLCDPNPDDPLVPEIARIYKTDRDKYNRLAREWTEKYAML